Proteins from a genomic interval of Anolis sagrei isolate rAnoSag1 chromosome 1, rAnoSag1.mat, whole genome shotgun sequence:
- the LOC137097169 gene encoding uncharacterized protein — MVQYVQEPDDKGELRMTQKTTYQHVPFTTSDLLNWKSNNPPYTENPQPLINLCETIMASHQPDWPDCQQLLQTLFTSEERRRILNQGTLIAQAYAAKNMSYNPTEWAAGAFPLTNPNWDPNIKREMDYIVQYREFLMEALKKGPPKVVNLKKIQDVIQGKDESPGAYLERLLEAYRKYSPYDPESKDGSALLNTSFVTQSAPDIRKKLQKQDGFAGMNLSQLIEIATKVFIHRDEAEKRERKKIREEDHKILLNILNERDKKKGFGSENRGKRGMWKKGREGGRGMPLGRRQCAICRQEGHWKNECPSARGAIRIQRGVPSQRGYWRGRGRGGGHQGGHATPDPVARYGGKIEEEFIGMAGLGEDWTE; from the coding sequence ATGGTTCAATACGTACAAGAACCAGATGACAAAGGAGAATTAAGGATGACTCAAAAGACTACTTATCAGCATGTGCCTTTTACTACTTCTGATTTGTTAAATTGGAAGTCTAACAATCCTCCCTATACTGAAAACCCTCAGCCACTTATAAATTTGTGTGAAACGATAATGGCTAGCCACCAGCCAGATTGGCCAGATTGCCAACAGCTATTACAGACTCTCTTTACTTCTGAAGAGCGAAGAAGAATCCTTAATCAAGGAACTCTAATAGCACAGGCATATGCTGCCAAGAACATGAGTTATAATCCTACCGAGTGGGCTGCAGGAGCATTTCCTTTGACAAATCCAAACTGGGACCCTAATATTAAACGAGAGATGGACTACATAGTCCAATACAGGGAATTTTTAATGGAAGCTTTGAAAAAAGGACCCCCGAAGGTGGTCAACCTTAAGAAGATACAAGATGTAATACAAGGAAAAGATGAAAGCCCCGGTGCTTATTTAGAGAGATTGTTAGAAGCTTATCGAAAATATAGCCCTTATGATCCTGAATCAAAAGATGGATCTGCATTACTAAATACTTCATTTGTTACTCAATCTGCACCAGACATTCGTAAGAAATTACAGAAACAAGATGGGTTTGCAGGGATGAATTTGTCCCAATTAATTGAAATAGCCACGAAGGTATTCATCCATAGGGACGaagcagaaaagagagagagaaagaaaataagagaggaaGATCATAAGATTCTTTTGAATATATTAAATGAAAGAGATAAGAAGAAAGGATTTGGAAGTGAAaatagaggaaaaagaggaatgtggaagaagggaagagaaggaggaagagggatgcCCCTGGGAAGACGCCAGTGTGCCATTTGTCGTCAAGAAGGCCATTGGAAGAATGAGTGCCCATCTGCTCGAGGAGCGATAAGAATACAAAGGGGAGTGCCATCCCAGAGAGGATATTGGAGAGGAAGAGGCCGGGGAGGAGGCCACCAAGGGGGACATGCTACCCCGGATCCTGTGGCTAGATATGGAGGAAAAATAGAAGAAGAATTTATTGGTATGGCTGGATTAGGAGAAGACTGGACAGAGTAG